A window from Chitinophaga filiformis encodes these proteins:
- a CDS encoding sensor histidine kinase has product MLILNQKSRQAQVQELRLMKERYEQELLRSQLEIQENVFGHLSQEIHDNIGQSLTFVALSLLTVPVENNSEAQEYIEESRKALQKAITELRDLSRSLHTDRVTEVGLANSIDFELERLKRTNLYETSFNFADIRNLLDHQTEIILFRIVQEMLNNIVKHAKASRVDVKLSHNTDILVMEIKDNGVGFDPEALFAKQERSKGLGLMNIRKRASLIGGTFHINSAKNSGTAIRITIPVNKQSFHEHNQESEI; this is encoded by the coding sequence ATGTTGATATTGAATCAGAAAAGCAGGCAGGCACAGGTGCAGGAACTCAGATTAATGAAAGAAAGGTATGAACAGGAACTATTAAGATCACAACTTGAGATCCAGGAGAATGTGTTCGGACATTTGTCTCAGGAGATACACGATAATATCGGGCAATCCCTCACGTTCGTAGCATTATCCTTATTAACAGTACCGGTAGAAAACAACAGTGAAGCACAGGAATATATAGAAGAGAGCAGGAAAGCTTTGCAAAAAGCCATCACGGAACTAAGAGACCTTTCACGCAGTTTACATACTGACCGCGTTACCGAAGTAGGCCTTGCCAACTCCATTGATTTCGAACTGGAGCGACTGAAGAGGACCAATTTATACGAAACTTCCTTTAATTTTGCTGACATTCGGAACCTGCTGGACCATCAAACAGAGATCATACTTTTCCGCATCGTACAGGAAATGCTCAACAATATCGTGAAACATGCCAAAGCGAGTAGAGTAGATGTCAAACTTTCCCATAATACAGACATCCTGGTGATGGAGATCAAGGATAATGGCGTAGGATTCGATCCTGAGGCACTGTTCGCGAAACAGGAAAGGTCAAAAGGACTGGGACTGATGAACATTCGAAAAAGAGCATCCCTGATAGGAGGCACATTCCATATCAATAGTGCGAAAAATAGCGGAACCGCCATTCGTATCACTATACCCGTAAATAAACAGTCATTTCATGAGCATAACCAGGAAAGCGAAATATAG
- a CDS encoding response regulator transcription factor encodes MSITRKAKYSVAIADDHVLVRKALGRLINTFADYFILFEASNGEEVIKIINNRELQLPDILILDVNMPGMNGYETATWINNHFPQIKVLALSMLNDESVIIKMLKSGAKGYIMKNVEPDDLKEAFDSIIKKDFYLPDYISGKVISGLQKDVLSLSEKIELTPKEKTFLQFLCTELSYKEIAQKMFVSPRTIDDYKSSLCDKLKVKTRVGLVIFGIRYGLIDINTD; translated from the coding sequence ATGAGCATAACCAGGAAAGCGAAATATAGTGTTGCCATTGCCGATGACCATGTGCTCGTAAGAAAAGCACTTGGCAGGCTGATTAATACCTTTGCTGATTACTTCATACTTTTTGAGGCCAGCAATGGAGAAGAAGTGATCAAGATCATCAATAACCGTGAGTTACAGTTGCCGGATATCCTGATACTGGATGTAAACATGCCCGGCATGAACGGTTATGAAACTGCTACCTGGATCAATAACCATTTCCCTCAGATCAAAGTACTTGCGCTCTCTATGCTGAACGACGAGTCCGTGATCATTAAGATGTTAAAATCCGGCGCCAAAGGTTATATTATGAAGAACGTTGAACCTGACGATCTGAAAGAAGCCTTTGATTCTATTATTAAGAAAGATTTCTATCTGCCTGATTACATTTCCGGGAAGGTGATCTCCGGCCTGCAGAAAGATGTATTATCACTTAGCGAGAAAATAGAACTGACACCTAAGGAAAAGACATTCCTGCAATTCCTTTGTACAGAACTATCGTACAAGGAAATAGCACAGAAGATGTTTGTAAGTCCCCGAACCATTGATGACTATAAGAGCAGTCTTTGCGACAAACTGAAAGTTAAAACCCGTGTGGGGCTTGTTATTTTCGGTATCAGGTACGGACTGATAGACATCAATACCGACTAA
- a CDS encoding DUF2264 domain-containing protein: MHRRHFIKAVPLAGMAGAVPSGNFLQAAQQPAGSAVLQADREYWVQLLTRIAEPVMKNLSLGQLRQKMPTEKAPGYNKPVEKVTYLEAFGRTMAGISSWLELGPDNTPEGKIRARFIDYALKATEQAVQPGSPDYMNFTGQFDGQPLVDGAFLAHAFIRAPRQLWQPLSAAVKQQVIAGFKSLRGIRPGYNNWLLFAAIIEAALLLFGEEWDGMRVDYAVKKHEEWYKGDGMYGDGADFHFDYYNGFVIQPMLTDILKVLSYAGKINQKEYDQAITRMQRYGVIQERLISPEGTFPVVGRSMTYRNAVFQPLVQLALHEQLPAELKPGQVRAALTAVMKNIFETPGTFDKDGWLQLGFCGHQPEIADVYTSTGSLYLCTTGFLALGLPEKNAFWTASPEEWTGQKAWAGKTVKKDHAL, encoded by the coding sequence ATGCACAGACGTCACTTTATAAAAGCAGTTCCGCTGGCAGGTATGGCCGGAGCGGTACCATCTGGCAACTTCCTGCAGGCAGCACAGCAGCCTGCAGGAAGTGCTGTTTTACAGGCAGACCGGGAATACTGGGTGCAACTCCTGACCCGTATAGCTGAACCGGTCATGAAGAATCTGAGCCTCGGACAGCTCCGGCAGAAAATGCCAACCGAGAAAGCGCCAGGTTATAACAAGCCGGTCGAAAAGGTGACCTATTTAGAGGCTTTTGGACGTACTATGGCGGGGATCTCTTCCTGGCTGGAGCTGGGGCCCGATAATACGCCTGAAGGTAAAATAAGGGCCCGTTTTATCGATTATGCATTAAAGGCCACGGAACAGGCAGTGCAGCCGGGGAGCCCTGACTATATGAACTTTACCGGCCAGTTTGACGGACAGCCGCTTGTTGACGGCGCCTTTCTTGCACATGCTTTTATCAGGGCGCCCAGACAGCTATGGCAGCCCCTTTCTGCTGCCGTTAAACAACAGGTGATAGCCGGGTTTAAGAGCCTGCGCGGCATCAGGCCGGGGTACAATAACTGGCTGCTGTTTGCAGCCATCATTGAAGCTGCATTATTGCTCTTTGGAGAAGAGTGGGATGGCATGCGGGTGGATTATGCAGTGAAAAAGCACGAGGAGTGGTATAAAGGCGATGGTATGTATGGCGATGGGGCTGATTTCCATTTTGATTACTACAATGGGTTTGTTATACAACCTATGCTGACAGATATTCTGAAAGTACTGTCATATGCAGGTAAGATCAATCAAAAAGAATACGATCAGGCCATTACCAGGATGCAGCGTTACGGCGTGATCCAGGAACGACTGATCTCTCCGGAGGGTACTTTTCCTGTGGTAGGCCGTTCCATGACCTACCGGAATGCTGTTTTTCAGCCGCTGGTGCAACTGGCGCTTCATGAGCAGCTGCCGGCTGAACTGAAACCTGGCCAGGTAAGGGCGGCGCTGACCGCTGTGATGAAGAATATCTTTGAAACGCCTGGCACGTTCGACAAAGATGGCTGGCTGCAATTAGGCTTTTGTGGCCATCAGCCGGAAATAGCAGATGTATATACATCCACCGGCAGTTTATACCTGTGTACTACAGGTTTCCTGGCACTGGGACTACCAGAAAAAAATGCTTTCTGGACGGCTTCACCTGAAGAGTGGACCGGTCAAAAAGCATGGGCGGGCAAAACAGTGAAGAAAGACCATGCGCTTTAG
- a CDS encoding glycoside hydrolase family 88 protein, whose protein sequence is MKKLQLLFFALLLSCSIVHAQKGPAKPEMTRLVNNALDRAVHQYKLMMQHVPDSVLPRTTSNTNGSLVTAKTNWWTAGFYPGTLWYLYEYSKDNTLKQEALKRTAQVEREKNNKGTHDLGFMLYCSAGNAYRITKDPKYKDILLTSARSLCTRFNPKVGCIKSWDHGQWEFPVIIDNMMNLELLTWATRASKDRSFDQVARTHANTTMKNHFRPDYSSYHVIGYDSTTGAVLARNTHQGANDTSAWSRGQAWGLYGYTMMYRETKDKAYLEQAKHIADFILGHPRMPADLIPYWDYDAPGIPNVPRDASAGAVAASALLELSRYTKGELSVRYWNAGEKMLESLAGPAYLAKEGENNNFILMHSVGSLPHNSEVDVPLTYADYYFVEALLRYKQWSK, encoded by the coding sequence ATGAAAAAACTACAGCTCCTCTTCTTTGCTTTATTATTATCCTGCAGTATTGTACATGCCCAGAAGGGACCGGCTAAGCCGGAAATGACCAGGCTTGTCAACAACGCACTGGACCGCGCCGTGCATCAGTATAAACTGATGATGCAGCATGTGCCCGACAGCGTATTGCCACGTACCACCAGCAACACGAATGGTAGTCTTGTTACCGCTAAAACAAACTGGTGGACAGCAGGATTCTATCCAGGTACACTCTGGTACCTCTATGAATATTCAAAAGACAATACCCTGAAGCAGGAAGCCCTGAAACGCACTGCACAGGTGGAAAGGGAGAAGAACAATAAAGGCACGCATGACCTGGGCTTTATGTTGTATTGCAGCGCCGGGAATGCGTATCGTATCACCAAAGATCCTAAGTATAAAGACATATTGCTGACAAGTGCACGCTCTCTCTGCACCCGTTTTAATCCTAAAGTAGGATGTATCAAATCATGGGATCATGGACAATGGGAATTCCCCGTGATCATTGACAACATGATGAACCTGGAATTACTGACCTGGGCTACCAGGGCCAGTAAAGACCGTTCTTTTGACCAGGTTGCGCGTACACATGCCAATACAACTATGAAGAACCATTTCCGTCCGGACTATAGTTCTTATCATGTTATAGGATATGATTCGACTACCGGCGCTGTACTGGCAAGGAACACGCATCAGGGGGCGAACGATACTTCTGCATGGTCGCGCGGACAGGCCTGGGGCCTGTATGGCTACACCATGATGTACCGGGAAACAAAAGATAAGGCCTATCTTGAACAGGCAAAGCACATTGCTGATTTCATCCTGGGCCATCCCCGTATGCCGGCAGATCTGATCCCTTACTGGGACTACGATGCTCCGGGCATTCCAAATGTGCCAAGAGATGCTTCTGCCGGTGCGGTAGCGGCATCGGCCCTGCTGGAGCTCAGTCGTTATACAAAAGGAGAGCTGTCCGTACGGTACTGGAACGCAGGGGAGAAGATGCTGGAAAGCCTGGCTGGTCCGGCTTATCTGGCAAAAGAGGGGGAGAACAATAACTTTATCCTGATGCATAGCGTTGGTTCTCTGCCACACAACTCGGAAGTGGATGTACCGCTCACATATGCAGACTATTATTTTGTGGAAGCTTTGTTACGATACAAACAATGGTCTAAGTAA
- a CDS encoding LacI family DNA-binding transcriptional regulator has translation MSKRTEKTIVDIAEELKLSVSTVSRALNNHPNISTRTKEKVKKMANKLGYRPNAMAAGLRNSKSRTVGLVVPRISMFFPATISTVIQNKLHEHGYHVLICQSNDSLEQEIALAETLYSTRIDALAVSSTLYTTDFSHFDIFKDNNIPLVFFDRVPKDYKVKVIKGDDYLGGYKVTEHLIEKGCKDIVHISGPLTCNLYVERVAGYKDALRKHKIPFKKSRIFYQELTKENALQACEKIFSRTPYPDGIFAANDTTAITILEYCRKINVRVPEDLKIVGYSNDPRAEIITPSITSVDQFPAIMGERVANALLELLRQPATTPQRYSEELVPIQLIERASSAASVAKPKTSVKKKVK, from the coding sequence ATGAGCAAAAGAACAGAAAAGACAATCGTTGATATTGCGGAAGAGCTGAAACTTTCCGTATCTACCGTTTCCCGCGCACTGAACAATCATCCGAACATCAGCACCCGCACAAAGGAAAAGGTAAAGAAGATGGCCAATAAGCTCGGATACCGCCCCAATGCCATGGCCGCTGGTCTGCGCAACAGTAAAAGCCGTACCGTCGGTTTGGTAGTGCCGCGTATTTCTATGTTCTTTCCTGCTACCATCAGTACCGTTATCCAGAATAAACTGCATGAACATGGGTATCATGTGCTGATCTGTCAGTCCAATGATTCCCTTGAACAGGAAATAGCGCTGGCTGAGACCCTGTACTCTACCAGGATCGACGCACTGGCGGTTTCCAGCACACTCTATACGACCGATTTCTCACATTTTGATATCTTCAAGGATAACAATATTCCGCTGGTATTCTTTGACCGCGTGCCGAAAGACTATAAGGTGAAAGTAATAAAAGGAGACGATTACCTGGGAGGTTATAAGGTTACAGAACACCTGATAGAAAAAGGCTGTAAGGACATTGTGCATATCTCGGGACCGCTCACCTGTAACCTGTACGTGGAAAGGGTAGCAGGCTATAAAGATGCCCTGCGCAAGCATAAGATCCCGTTTAAGAAATCAAGGATATTCTACCAGGAGCTGACGAAAGAAAATGCTTTACAGGCCTGTGAGAAGATCTTTTCCCGGACGCCTTATCCTGATGGTATTTTTGCTGCCAATGACACAACAGCTATTACCATTCTTGAATATTGCCGGAAGATAAATGTACGGGTACCGGAAGATCTCAAAATAGTGGGATACTCCAATGATCCGCGTGCAGAGATCATTACTCCTTCTATCACTTCCGTTGACCAGTTCCCGGCTATCATGGGAGAGCGGGTGGCCAATGCACTGCTGGAATTACTCCGGCAGCCCGCAACAACGCCACAACGTTACTCGGAAGAATTGGTGCCTATCCAGCTGATAGAACGTGCATCTTCAGCGGCGTCGGTTGCAAAACCTAAAACAAGCGTAAAAAAGAAAGTTAAATAA
- the kduD gene encoding 2-dehydro-3-deoxy-D-gluconate 5-dehydrogenase KduD, which translates to MLQSFNLSGKTALVTGCKRGIGLGMAVGLAEAGADIIGVSASLEKEGSEVEKAVKATGRKFHGYQCDMGNREALYAFIKEVTEQHPVIDILVNNAGTILRKPAAEHPDEYWDEVININLNAQFILTREIGKGMIARGSGKIIFTASLLTFQGGINVPGYAASKGAVGSLVKAFANEWAGKGVNVNAIAPGYIATDNTAALRADEKRSASILERIPAGRWGEPADFKGPVVFLAAAASDYVHGTILTVDGGWMGR; encoded by the coding sequence ATCTTACAATCATTTAACCTGAGTGGCAAAACCGCGCTGGTAACAGGATGTAAAAGAGGAATTGGCCTGGGCATGGCGGTGGGGCTGGCTGAAGCGGGCGCTGACATCATCGGTGTGTCAGCATCGCTGGAAAAGGAAGGCAGTGAAGTGGAAAAGGCGGTAAAGGCCACAGGGCGGAAGTTCCATGGTTACCAGTGCGATATGGGTAACCGTGAGGCATTGTATGCCTTCATCAAAGAAGTGACGGAACAACATCCTGTGATAGATATCCTGGTGAATAACGCGGGTACCATCCTGCGTAAACCGGCAGCAGAGCACCCGGACGAATACTGGGATGAAGTGATCAATATTAACCTGAACGCGCAATTTATCCTGACCCGCGAAATCGGTAAAGGAATGATAGCACGTGGCAGCGGAAAGATTATCTTTACAGCATCGCTTCTCACCTTCCAGGGAGGCATCAATGTACCTGGTTATGCCGCCAGTAAAGGAGCGGTAGGTTCACTGGTAAAAGCCTTTGCCAATGAATGGGCCGGTAAGGGGGTCAATGTAAATGCGATCGCTCCGGGATATATTGCTACTGATAACACAGCCGCATTGCGCGCAGATGAAAAACGCAGCGCTTCCATACTGGAGCGTATCCCGGCGGGGCGCTGGGGAGAACCGGCAGACTTCAAAGGGCCTGTTGTGTTCCTCGCTGCTGCGGCATCTGATTACGTGCATGGTACCATTCTGACTGTAGACGGAGGGTGGATGGGGCGATAA
- a CDS encoding DUF4861 family protein, with protein MKRILLLLMATGIWHSSLLAGSTEKKPVAAPPSITIKNPAAVARNEEIVEIPYAGLSAVTGPFKLINKQTGKEVPYQLAYEGAPQPQLLLVQVSVPAHGKVVLTAVPGKPATLASRTYARYVPERKDDFAWENDRIAFRMYGAALENFPSENAHGIDVWTKRTSDLVLNKWYKTNDYHHDNGQGLDYYHVGMTLGGGDIAPYVNDSIYYPRNYRTWKVLDSGPLRCTFQLGYEAWQVGNTTVSVVKTVSLDAGSQLNKMSVQYTLKQGDSLPVVAGIVKRPAPGTILLDEKTGIAGYWEPEHGADGITGLGLVLPVHQGQMELTAQHLLAHAKASAKQPFVYYFGAAWNKAGHYTNAAQWFAYLQAFAEKLAAPLEVNINQ; from the coding sequence ATGAAGCGGATACTTTTGTTGTTAATGGCCACAGGTATATGGCATTCCAGCCTGCTGGCCGGTTCCACGGAAAAAAAGCCAGTTGCTGCACCGCCAAGCATCACGATTAAAAATCCTGCTGCTGTTGCCCGCAATGAAGAAATTGTGGAAATACCCTATGCCGGACTAAGTGCTGTTACCGGCCCTTTTAAGCTGATCAACAAACAGACCGGAAAGGAAGTGCCTTACCAGCTGGCATATGAAGGTGCTCCGCAACCTCAGTTATTGCTGGTGCAGGTAAGCGTTCCCGCTCATGGCAAGGTGGTGCTCACCGCTGTACCAGGCAAGCCGGCTACATTAGCGTCCCGCACTTATGCGCGTTATGTGCCGGAAAGGAAGGATGATTTTGCCTGGGAGAACGACCGTATTGCCTTCCGCATGTATGGGGCTGCATTGGAGAACTTTCCGTCTGAGAATGCACATGGTATAGACGTATGGACTAAACGCACCAGCGATCTTGTGCTGAATAAATGGTATAAAACGAATGATTACCACCATGATAATGGCCAGGGACTTGACTATTATCATGTCGGTATGACATTGGGCGGTGGCGACATAGCGCCTTACGTCAACGACTCTATCTATTATCCGCGTAATTACAGAACCTGGAAAGTACTGGACAGTGGCCCATTGCGCTGTACCTTCCAGTTGGGCTATGAAGCCTGGCAGGTGGGCAACACAACAGTGTCTGTCGTGAAAACGGTCTCACTGGACGCCGGCTCCCAGCTCAATAAAATGAGTGTACAATACACCCTGAAGCAAGGGGATAGCTTACCGGTAGTAGCGGGTATAGTAAAACGTCCGGCGCCGGGCACCATCCTGCTCGATGAGAAAACAGGCATCGCCGGATATTGGGAGCCGGAGCATGGCGCTGACGGTATTACCGGCCTGGGACTGGTATTGCCGGTACACCAGGGGCAGATGGAGTTAACCGCACAGCACTTGCTGGCGCACGCCAAAGCCAGTGCTAAACAGCCTTTTGTATATTATTTTGGTGCAGCCTGGAACAAGGCGGGGCATTATACCAATGCTGCGCAATGGTTCGCTTACCTGCAGGCATTTGCCGAAAAGCTGGCGGCTCCGCTGGAAGTAAACATCAATCAGTAA
- the kduI gene encoding 5-dehydro-4-deoxy-D-glucuronate isomerase — MTAETRYASSPAEVLSWNTAQTRKELLIEQLFIQDEIKLVYSHYDRFVTGGIFPVTRALALTPPDQFKAAYFLERRELGIINVGGPGMVKVDGETFEIGFKEALYIGKGRKELLFSSKDAAAPAKFYLNSTPAHHEYPNRLVTRKDAEIVTLGAMETANHRTINKLLVSTVLPTCQLQMGMTELKPGSVWNTMPAHTHDRRMEVYFYFEVPQGQSVCHFWGQPQETRHIWMQNEQAVISPPWSIHSGAGTSNYTFIWGMAGENLDYGDMDVCAIPDLK; from the coding sequence ATGACTGCAGAAACCAGGTATGCCTCCAGCCCGGCAGAGGTGCTGAGCTGGAACACCGCACAGACCAGGAAGGAACTTTTGATAGAACAGCTTTTTATACAGGACGAGATCAAACTGGTGTACAGTCATTACGATCGATTTGTAACGGGCGGAATATTTCCCGTTACCAGGGCGCTGGCACTGACGCCGCCAGACCAGTTCAAAGCCGCTTATTTCCTGGAAAGGAGAGAGCTGGGCATCATAAACGTAGGTGGCCCAGGCATGGTAAAAGTGGATGGCGAGACTTTCGAGATTGGATTTAAGGAGGCGCTATACATTGGGAAAGGCAGGAAGGAATTGCTGTTCAGCAGCAAAGATGCCGCTGCTCCGGCTAAGTTTTACCTCAACTCAACACCGGCGCATCACGAATATCCTAACCGTCTTGTTACCCGTAAGGATGCTGAAATAGTTACGCTTGGCGCTATGGAAACGGCTAACCATCGTACTATCAATAAATTACTTGTAAGTACCGTACTGCCCACATGTCAGCTACAGATGGGAATGACCGAGCTGAAGCCCGGCAGTGTATGGAACACGATGCCTGCACATACTCATGACAGGCGCATGGAAGTGTACTTTTATTTTGAAGTACCCCAGGGACAGTCAGTATGCCACTTCTGGGGCCAGCCACAGGAAACAAGACATATCTGGATGCAGAATGAACAGGCTGTAATTTCTCCGCCATGGTCAATTCACTCCGGCGCCGGCACCAGCAACTATACTTTTATATGGGGAATGGCCGGTGAGAACCTGGATTATGGCGATATGGATGTTTGCGCAATACCTGATCTCAAATAA
- a CDS encoding UxaA family hydrolase — MNTFLQIHPDDNVLVALQDLQHGTAVRFNGSTITLLKDVPAKHKFMISDIQAGDPITMYGVLVGKANTAIRKGEIITTENIKHDANAFHEKEGTIEWQKPDVSKWKDRSFMGFHRKDGQVGTRNYWLVIPLVFCENRNVSVIKTAFEKGLGFSPTEVYNEQVQDLVSLYKSGNLEAIKTYKAEAVTLTNKRNTVFSNIDGIKFLTHEGGCGGTRQDSDALCALLAGYIHHPNVAGATILSLGCQHAQVSILKAALNKLNPQFDKPVLVFEQQKSPSEFEMLSDAIRETFLALVEADKISRQPAPLSKLVIGLECGGSDGFSGISANPAVGHTSDLLVALGGSSILSEFPELCGVEQELINRCVEKNTADKFIHIMRAYESQAESAGSGFYMNPSPGNIKDGLITDAIKSAGAAKKGGISPVVDVLDYTEYVTKPGLNLLCTPGNDVESTSAEVGSGANIVLFTTGLGTPTGNPIAPVLKLATNTKLANRMPDIIDINTGTIISGEKTIEEMGEDILEYVIKTASGELKTKAELLNQDDFIPWKRGVSL; from the coding sequence ATGAATACGTTTCTACAAATACATCCTGACGACAATGTACTGGTAGCCTTGCAGGACCTGCAACATGGCACAGCTGTCAGGTTCAATGGTTCCACAATTACTTTGCTGAAAGATGTTCCCGCTAAACATAAATTCATGATCTCCGACATTCAGGCCGGCGATCCTATTACTATGTACGGTGTACTTGTTGGTAAAGCAAATACTGCCATCCGCAAGGGAGAAATCATTACTACTGAGAATATTAAGCACGATGCCAATGCTTTTCACGAAAAGGAAGGCACCATTGAATGGCAGAAACCTGATGTCAGCAAATGGAAAGACCGCAGCTTTATGGGCTTTCACCGTAAAGACGGGCAGGTAGGCACCCGCAACTACTGGCTGGTGATCCCACTGGTTTTCTGCGAAAACCGCAATGTGAGCGTGATCAAAACAGCCTTTGAAAAAGGCCTCGGATTCTCTCCGACAGAAGTATACAACGAGCAGGTACAGGACCTGGTATCCCTCTACAAAAGCGGCAACCTGGAAGCTATAAAAACTTACAAGGCGGAAGCTGTAACGCTCACCAACAAACGTAATACAGTCTTCTCTAATATCGATGGCATTAAATTCCTTACACACGAAGGTGGCTGCGGTGGCACACGGCAGGATTCAGATGCACTCTGTGCACTGCTGGCCGGTTATATCCACCATCCTAATGTGGCGGGAGCCACCATATTAAGCCTGGGATGTCAGCATGCTCAGGTATCCATCCTGAAAGCGGCATTGAATAAATTGAATCCGCAGTTCGATAAGCCGGTACTGGTGTTTGAACAGCAGAAAAGCCCTTCAGAATTTGAGATGCTCTCAGATGCGATCAGGGAGACCTTCCTGGCACTGGTAGAAGCTGACAAGATCTCCCGCCAGCCGGCTCCGCTCTCCAAACTGGTGATCGGCCTGGAATGCGGTGGCTCCGACGGTTTCTCCGGTATCTCAGCCAACCCTGCCGTAGGTCATACATCCGACCTGCTGGTGGCGCTGGGCGGCAGTTCCATCCTTTCTGAGTTCCCTGAACTGTGTGGCGTAGAACAGGAACTGATCAACCGCTGTGTTGAGAAGAATACTGCCGACAAATTCATCCATATCATGCGGGCTTATGAAAGCCAGGCAGAGTCTGCAGGCTCGGGTTTCTATATGAACCCTTCGCCTGGCAATATCAAGGACGGCCTTATTACCGATGCCATCAAGTCTGCCGGCGCTGCTAAAAAAGGCGGTATTTCTCCCGTTGTGGACGTGCTGGACTATACGGAATACGTTACCAAACCAGGTCTGAACCTCCTCTGTACGCCTGGTAATGACGTGGAATCCACTTCTGCGGAAGTAGGTTCCGGCGCCAACATCGTATTGTTCACCACAGGTCTGGGTACCCCAACCGGCAACCCGATCGCTCCTGTCTTAAAGCTGGCTACCAACACCAAACTGGCTAACCGCATGCCCGACATCATAGATATCAATACAGGTACTATCATCAGTGGTGAAAAGACTATTGAGGAAATGGGAGAAGATATCCTGGAATATGTGATCAAAACGGCCAGTGGCGAGCTGAAAACGAAAGCTGAACTGTTAAATCAGGATGATTTCATTCCATGGAAACGTGGGGTGAGCCTGTAA
- a CDS encoding MFS transporter yields the protein MDSTTIGKYRWRICALLFFATTINYIDRQVIGLLKPILMAPDQFNWTEKDFGGMMSAFAAAYAVGLLVFGRLVDRIGTKMGYILSIVVWSIAAMGHALAKTTFGFGLARVFLGLGESGNFPVAIKTVAEWFPKKERALATGIFNSGANIGAVIAPIVVPWLAGTYGWQHAFIWTGLIGFIWLIFWAVMYEIPARHKKLTQAEYDHIHSDDAMAATEELPAGVKPVTAAAVASASAPHEKKSISWKQLLGVKQTWAFVFGKLLTDPIWWFFLFWLPSYFATTFNLDFKKPNLQLFVIYTATTVGSIGGGYLSSWLIKIGWPVFKARKTSMLLFAICVVPIMFAKSTNNIWVVVGLISLAAAAHQAWSANIFTTASDMFPKHAVSSVVGIGGMAGSIGGSLFPILVGYLLDYYKAQGNIGAGYNILFLISGSMYLLAWFIMHLFAPRMEQVKLD from the coding sequence ATGGATTCCACTACAATTGGTAAGTATCGCTGGCGCATTTGTGCATTGCTCTTCTTTGCTACTACAATTAACTATATAGACCGCCAGGTAATAGGCCTGCTGAAGCCTATTCTAATGGCCCCGGACCAATTCAACTGGACAGAGAAGGATTTTGGTGGTATGATGTCGGCATTTGCGGCAGCTTATGCAGTCGGGCTCCTGGTATTCGGCCGCCTCGTAGACAGGATCGGCACCAAGATGGGATATATCTTATCTATCGTTGTATGGAGCATTGCCGCAATGGGGCATGCACTTGCAAAAACAACATTCGGATTTGGACTGGCGCGTGTATTCCTGGGACTGGGAGAATCCGGCAACTTCCCCGTAGCCATTAAAACTGTTGCAGAATGGTTCCCGAAGAAAGAGCGGGCACTGGCCACCGGTATTTTTAATTCAGGCGCTAATATCGGGGCGGTAATTGCTCCCATTGTAGTTCCCTGGCTGGCTGGTACCTATGGCTGGCAACATGCGTTCATCTGGACGGGATTAATAGGATTTATCTGGTTGATATTCTGGGCGGTTATGTACGAAATTCCCGCCCGGCATAAGAAACTGACACAGGCAGAATACGATCATATTCATAGTGATGACGCAATGGCTGCTACAGAGGAACTCCCTGCCGGTGTTAAGCCGGTAACCGCTGCAGCGGTAGCTTCCGCATCCGCACCTCATGAGAAGAAAAGCATCAGCTGGAAGCAACTGTTGGGAGTGAAACAAACCTGGGCATTTGTATTTGGTAAGCTGCTGACAGACCCCATCTGGTGGTTTTTCCTTTTCTGGTTGCCTTCATATTTTGCAACTACCTTCAATCTTGATTTCAAAAAGCCCAACCTGCAGTTATTCGTGATTTATACCGCCACCACGGTAGGTAGTATTGGCGGTGGATATCTCTCCTCCTGGCTGATCAAAATTGGCTGGCCGGTGTTCAAGGCACGTAAAACATCCATGTTGCTGTTTGCTATCTGCGTTGTACCGATCATGTTTGCCAAAAGCACTAACAATATATGGGTGGTTGTAGGTCTGATCAGTCTGGCCGCAGCCGCACACCAGGCATGGTCTGCCAATATCTTCACAACGGCTTCGGATATGTTCCCTAAACATGCTGTCAGCTCAGTAGTGGGCATCGGTGGAATGGCCGGATCGATAGGAGGGAGCCTGTTCCCGATATTAGTGGGGTACCTGCTGGATTACTATAAAGCGCAGGGCAATATCGGTGCAGGGTATAATATCCTGTTCCTGATCAGTGGTTCAATGTATCTGTTGGCCTGGTTTATCATGCACCTTTTCGCTCCAAGGATGGAGCAGGTAAAACTGGATTGA